Proteins found in one Planococcus citri chromosome 2, ihPlaCitr1.1, whole genome shotgun sequence genomic segment:
- the LOC135834450 gene encoding serine protease snake-like isoform X2, which yields MSKTLPRFRDDCRRDGLVCVPHSDCFNTKELIKNRTAIPCGFRDEILQKDVKICCNPSYTPNGPTNSSTTSQKISELSTTSATPKHTPNPKNSTAVALQKCQEYAKYQYETEWIESQLPGEEGHNVTIRDCPSTSLLLPVGIEPPRAKEYPHMALIGYGKEFKNVSWNCEGTLISEKYIMSAAHCSATSVLGQPRWALLGDFILPMWNDDAKPKAYSIVKVHNHPNFKFPSFNYDISLFELNDTVAFNPFVRPACLYTSQADLLINRIVYVTGWEKKNRGEETTGGLLKSAVAIADHQKCRTAFKVGNSTGYDSNTMICADIVENLGRNTCECLLILIRVSQEVQYKSISQMKLVHGIS from the exons ATgtcaa AAACACTTCCGCGTTTTCGCGACGATTGTCGAAGAGATGGATTGGTATGCGTACCTCATTCTGACTGTTTCAATACAAAAGAGCTTATTAAAAATAGAACAGCGATACCATGCGGTTTTCGAgacgaaattttgcaaaaagatgtaaaaatatGCTGTAATCCGTCGTATACTCCTAATGGTCCGACCAATTCATCTACAACGTCTCAG AAAATTTCCGAACTATCTACCACATCAGCAACTCCGAAACACACGCCAAATCCCAAGAATTCCACAGCTGTAGCTTTACAAA AATGTCAAGAATATGCAAAATATCAATATGAAACCGAATGGATAGAATCTCAGCTGCCTGGAGAAGAAGGACATAATGTTACCATTCGTGATTGCCCATCTACGTCTTTACTACTGCCCGTAGGTATTGAGCCACCTCGAGCAAAAGAATATCCTCATATG GCTCTCATTGGATATGGAAAAGAATTCAAGAACGTCTCGTGGAATTGCGAGGGCACCTTAATAAGCGAAAAGTATATCATGAGTGCTGCGCATTGCAGTGCAACTTCAGTATT AGGCCAGCCACGATGGGCTCTATTGGGAGATTTCATCTTACCCATGTGGAATGACGACGCAAAGCCAAAAGCTTATAGCATTGTTAAAGTCCATAATCACCCGAATTTCAAATTCCCATCATTCAATTACGATATTTCGCTTTTCGAGTTGAACGACACTGTCGCATTTAACCCATTCGTGAGGCCAGCTTGCCTGTATACATCACAAGCAGATTTACTCATCAACCGGATAGTGTACGTTACTGGctgggagaaaaaaaacagag gCGAAGAAACCACCGGGGGGTTACTGAAGTCAGCCGTTGCTATAGCCGACCATCAAAAATGCAGAACAGCATTCAAAGTGGGCAATTCTACTGGCTACGATTCAAACACCATGATTTGTGCAGACATCGTAGAAAATCTTGGCAGAAATACATGtgaa TGTTTGCTGATTTTAATTAGGGTATCTCAGGAGGTCCAATACAAATCCATAAGCCAGATGAAGCTTGTACATGGGATATCATAG
- the LOC135834450 gene encoding serine protease Hayan-like isoform X1 has product MSKTLPRFRDDCRRDGLVCVPHSDCFNTKELIKNRTAIPCGFRDEILQKDVKICCNPSYTPNGPTNSSTTSQKISELSTTSATPKHTPNPKNSTAVALQKCQEYAKYQYETEWIESQLPGEEGHNVTIRDCPSTSLLLPVGIEPPRAKEYPHMALIGYGKEFKNVSWNCEGTLISEKYIMSAAHCSATSVLGQPRWALLGDFILPMWNDDAKPKAYSIVKVHNHPNFKFPSFNYDISLFELNDTVAFNPFVRPACLYTSQADLLINRIVYVTGWEKKNRGEETTGGLLKSAVAIADHQKCRTAFKVGNSTGYDSNTMICADIVENLGRNTCEGISGGPIQIHKPDEACTWDIIGIASRGPGICGNEADSGVYTKVTYYLDWIQSIVWP; this is encoded by the exons ATgtcaa AAACACTTCCGCGTTTTCGCGACGATTGTCGAAGAGATGGATTGGTATGCGTACCTCATTCTGACTGTTTCAATACAAAAGAGCTTATTAAAAATAGAACAGCGATACCATGCGGTTTTCGAgacgaaattttgcaaaaagatgtaaaaatatGCTGTAATCCGTCGTATACTCCTAATGGTCCGACCAATTCATCTACAACGTCTCAG AAAATTTCCGAACTATCTACCACATCAGCAACTCCGAAACACACGCCAAATCCCAAGAATTCCACAGCTGTAGCTTTACAAA AATGTCAAGAATATGCAAAATATCAATATGAAACCGAATGGATAGAATCTCAGCTGCCTGGAGAAGAAGGACATAATGTTACCATTCGTGATTGCCCATCTACGTCTTTACTACTGCCCGTAGGTATTGAGCCACCTCGAGCAAAAGAATATCCTCATATG GCTCTCATTGGATATGGAAAAGAATTCAAGAACGTCTCGTGGAATTGCGAGGGCACCTTAATAAGCGAAAAGTATATCATGAGTGCTGCGCATTGCAGTGCAACTTCAGTATT AGGCCAGCCACGATGGGCTCTATTGGGAGATTTCATCTTACCCATGTGGAATGACGACGCAAAGCCAAAAGCTTATAGCATTGTTAAAGTCCATAATCACCCGAATTTCAAATTCCCATCATTCAATTACGATATTTCGCTTTTCGAGTTGAACGACACTGTCGCATTTAACCCATTCGTGAGGCCAGCTTGCCTGTATACATCACAAGCAGATTTACTCATCAACCGGATAGTGTACGTTACTGGctgggagaaaaaaaacagag gCGAAGAAACCACCGGGGGGTTACTGAAGTCAGCCGTTGCTATAGCCGACCATCAAAAATGCAGAACAGCATTCAAAGTGGGCAATTCTACTGGCTACGATTCAAACACCATGATTTGTGCAGACATCGTAGAAAATCTTGGCAGAAATACATGtgaa GGTATCTCAGGAGGTCCAATACAAATCCATAAGCCAGATGAAGCTTGTACATGGGATATCATAGGAATCGCATCTCGTGGTCCTGGTATTTGTGGAAATGAGGCTGACTCCGGGGTTTATACCAAAGTTACATATTACCTGGACTGGATCCAGAGTATCGTTTGGCCTTAG
- the LOC135833636 gene encoding serine protease snake-like → MFLIQIKALSPDECQEYGKYRYVTRWRAPYLPGEEGDYVTTLHDCISTVPLIPPDAGPAQTGEYPHMALIGSGIEFKNVSWDCEGVLISEKYIMSAAHCSFTSKSGRPRWALVGNFTSFSRRDNAKPKAYSIVKVHNHPNYKFPSFDHDISLFELNDTVACNVYRRPACLYTSKADLLIGRTASISGWEKISRGR, encoded by the exons atgtttttaattcaaataaagGCTTTAAGCCCCgatg AATGTCAAGAATATGGAAAATATCGATATGTAACCCGATGGAGAGCGCCTTACCTGCCAGGAGAAGAAGGAGATTATGTTACCACCCTTCATGATTGCATATCTACGGTACCGCTAATTCCCCCGGATGCTGGGCCAGCTCAAACAGGAGAATATCCTCATATG GCTCTTATTGGATCTGGCATAGAATTCAAGAACGTCTCGTGGGATTGCGAGGGTGTTCTGATAAGCGAAAAGTACATCATGAGTGCTGCACATTGCAGCTTTACTTCAAAATC GGGTCGTCCGCGATGGGCTTTAGTGGGAAATTTTACCTCATTCTCGAGGAGAGATAACGCCAAACCAAAAGCTTATAGCATTGTTAAAGTTCATAATCACCCGAATTACAAATTTCCATCATTCGATCACGATATTTCGCTTTTCGAGTTGAACGATACTGTCGCGTGTAACGTATACCGAAGGCCAGCTTGCCTGTATACATCTAAGGCAGATTTACTCATCGGCCGGACAGCGAGCATTTCAGGCTGGGAAAAAATAAGCAGAGGTAGATAA
- the LOC135834451 gene encoding serine protease snake-like — translation MWRMSMCCDSIISIFLVLLSGHLCNSQTRNRPITIHNCTQSGQLCVVHSECSNSRSLIISGRAKLCGFQDEVNKKGSKICCNSTNIIKTRNSTAVALQKCKEYGKYRFVKKLMQPDLPGQEDYYFDVPDCVNVQELVVGGIPAQPKEYPHMALIGYGSDLKTVTWNCGGSLISENFIMSAAHCVKTQLGPPRWVLLGELDISSTTEDAKPKIYSIVKVHNHPQYNSKSLYYDISLFQLNTTVELGPYVRPACLYTASTDSLIKFRASITGWGRTGAAERSSNSLQKATIGIVDHQNCTTSFEARPTLERGYDSKSMICAGDIDKGIDTCPGDSGGPLQILIPNETCMWNIIGVTSFGPSICGNNEDSGVYTKVPYYLDWIQSIVWP, via the exons ataGGCCTATCACAATTCACAACTGTACCCAATCAGGACAGCTTTGCGTAGTGCATTCAgaatgttcaaattcaagatcACTTATAATCAGTGGACGAGCTAAACTATGTGGTTTCCAAGACGAAGTTAATAAAAAAGGCTCAAAAATATGCTGCAATTCGACAAATATCATCAAGACCAGGAATTCCACAGCAGTAGCTTTGCAAA AATGCAAAGAGTATGGAAAATAccgttttgtgaaaaaattgatgcaacCTGACTTACCTGGACAGGAAGACTACTATTTCGACGTACCAGACTGTGTGAATGTGCAGGAATTGGTTGTTGGAGGAATCCCAGCTCAACCCAAAGAATATCCTCACATG GCTCTCATAGGATACGGATCAGACCTCAAAACCGTTACGTGGAATTGCGGTGGCAGTCTAATCagcgaaaatttcatcatgagTGCTGCACATTGTGTCAAAACACAGCT gGGTCCACCACGATGGGTGTTACTCGGAGAATTGGACATATCTTCAACTACAGAAGACGCCAAGCCAAAAATTTACAGCATAGTCAAAGTTCACAACCACCCGCAATACAATTCGAAATCACTCTACTACGATATTTCGCTTTTCCAGCTCAACACCACTGTCGAACTTGGCCCTTATGTAAGGCCTGCTTGCCTATACACCGCAAGCACTGATTCACTCATCAAGTTTAGAGCAAGCATTACTGGCTGGGGAAGAACTGGCGCAG cCGAAAGGTCTAGCAACAGCTTACAGAAAGCAACTATAGGCATAGTCGATCATCAAAATTGTACAACCTCATTTGAAGCCAGACCTACGTTAGAGCGTGGTTACGATTCAAAATCCATGATTTGTGCTGGAGACATAGACAAGGGCATAGATACGTGTCCG GGTGATTCGGGAGGTCCGCTGCAAATCCTGATACCAAATGAAACTTGCATGTGGAATATCATAGGGGTGACATCGTTTGGCCCCAGTATTTGTGGAAATAATGAAGATTCAGGAGTTTATACCAAAGTGCCGTACTATCTGGATTGGATCCAGAGTATAGTTTGGCCTTGA